The following are from one region of the Prionailurus bengalensis isolate Pbe53 chromosome A2, Fcat_Pben_1.1_paternal_pri, whole genome shotgun sequence genome:
- the ABCF2 gene encoding ATP-binding cassette sub-family F member 2, whose protein sequence is MPSDLAKKKAAKKKEAAKARQRPRKGHEENGDAVTEPQVAEEKSEANGRETTEVDLLTKELEDFEMKKAAARAVTGVLASHPNSTDAHIINLSLTFHGQELLSDTKLELNSGRRYGLIGLNGIGKSMLLSAIGKREVPIPEHIDIYHLTREMPPSDKTPLQCVMEVDTERAMLEREAERLAHEDAECEKLMELYERLEELDADKAEMRASRILHGLGFTPAMQRKKLKDFSGGWRMRVALARALFIRPFMLLLDEPTNHLDLDACVWLEEELKTFKRILVLVSHSQDFLNGVCTNIIHMHNKKLKYYTGNYDQYVKTRLELEENQMKRFHWEQDQIAHMKNYIARFGHGSAKLARQAQSKEKTLQKMMASGLTERVVSDKTLSFYFPPCGKIPPPVIMVQNVSFKYTKDGPCIYNNLEFGIDLDTRVALVGPNGAGKSTLLKLLTGELLPTDGMIRKHSHVKIGRYHQHLQEQLDLDLSPLEYMMKCYPEIKEKEEMRKIIGRYGLTGKQQVSPIRNLSDGQKCRVCLAWLAWQNPHMLFLDEPTNHLDIETIDALADAINEFEGGMMLVSHDFRLIQQVAQEIWVCEKQTITKWPGDILAYKEHLKSKLVGEEPQLTRRTHNV, encoded by the exons ATGCCCTCTGACCTGGCCAAGAAGAAGGCGGCCAAAAAGAAGGAAGCTGCCAAAGCGCGACAGCGGCCCAGGAAGGGCCACGAAGAGAACGGAGACGCTGTCACAGAACCACAGGTGGCAGAGGAGAAAAGTGAGGCCAATGGCCGAGAGACCACAG aAGTGGATTTGCTGACCAAGGAGCTAGAGGACTTTGAGATGAAGAAAGCTGCTGCTCGCGCTGTCACCGGTGTCCTTGCCTCTCACCCCAACAGTACTGATGCCCACATTATCAACCTCTCCCTCACCTTTCATGGTCAAGAGCTGCTCAGTGACACCAAACTGGAATTAAACTCAGGCCGTCGTTATGGCCTCATTGGCTTAAATGGAATTG GAAAGTCCATGCTGCTCTCTGCTATTGGGAAACGGGAAGTGCCCATCCCCGAGCACATTGACATCTACCATCTGACTCGGGAAATGCCCCCTAGTGACAAGACACCCTTGCAGTGTGTGATGGAAGTCGACACGGAGCGGGCCATGCTGGAGAGGGAGGCTGAGCGGCTGGCTCACGAGGATG CGGAGTGTGAGAAGCTCATGGAGCTCTACGAGCGACTGGAGGAGCTGGATGCTGACAAGGCGGAGATGAGGGCTTCGCGGATCTTGCATGGACTGGGTTTCACGCCTGCCATGCAGCGCAAGAAGCTGAAAGACTTCAGTGGGGGCTGGAGAATGAGGGTTGCCCTCGCCAG AGCCCTCTTCATTCGGCCCTTCATGCTGCTGCTGGACGAGCCCACCAACCACCTGGACCTCGATGCTTGTGTGTGGTTGGAAGAAGAATTAAAGAC TTTTAAGCGCATCCTGGTCCTCGTCTCCCATTCCCAGGACTTTCTGAATGGTGTCTGCACCAACATCATTCACATGCACAACAAGAAACTGAAGTATTACACG GGTAATTATGATCAGTATGTGAAGACACGGCTGGAGTTGGAAGAGAACCAGATGAAGAGGTTTCACTGGGAGCAAGATCAGATCGCACACATGAAG AACTACATCGCTAGGTTTGGTCATGGCAGCGCCAAGCTGGCCCGGCAAGCCCAGAGCAAGGAGAAAACGCTACAGAAAATGATGGCATCAGGACTGACAGAAAGGGTCGTGAGTGACAAG ACCCTGTCATTTTATTTCCCACCGTGTGGCAAGATTCCTCCGCCTGTCATCATGGTGCAGAACGTGAGCTTCAAGTATACAAAAGACGGG CCCTGCATCTACAACAATCTAGAATTTGGTATCGATCTCGATACACGAGTGGCTCTGGTGGGGCCCAATGGAGCAGGGAAATCAACTCTTCTGAAGCTGCTAACCGGAGAG CTACTACCCACAGACGGGATGATCCGAAAACACTCTCATGTCAAGATAGGGCGTTACCATCAG CATTTACAAGAGCAGCTGGACTTAGACCTCTCACCTTTGGAGTACATGATGAAGTGCTACCCAGAGatcaaggagaaggaagaaatgaggaagatCATCGGACGATATGGTCTCACTGGGAAGCAGCAG GTGAGCCCGATCCGGAACCTGTCTGATGGGCAGAAGTGCCGTGTGTGTCTGGCCTGGCTGGCCTGGCAGAACCCCCACATGCTCTTCCTGGATGAGCCCACTAATCACCTGGACATTGAGACCATCGACGCCCTGGCCGATGCCATCAACGAGTTTGAGGGTGGTATGATGCTGGTCAGCCATGATTTCAGACTCATTCAGCAG
- the CHPF2 gene encoding chondroitin sulfate glucuronyltransferase, which yields MHVAGPATMRLSSLLALLRPALPLILGLSLGCSLSLLRVSWIQGEGEDPCVEAVGEPGVPHNPDSRTGLDQSDEDFKPRIVPYYRDPNKPYKKVLRTRYIQTELGSRERLLVAVLTSRATLSTLAVAVNRTVAHHFPRLLYFTGQRGARTPAGMQVVSHGDERPAWLMSETLRHLHTHFGADYDWFFIMQDDTYVQAPRLAALAGHLSINQDLYLGRAEEFIGAGEQARYCHGGFGYLLSRSLLLRLRPHLDGCRGDILSARPDEWLGRCLIDSLGIGCVSQHQGQQYRSFELAKNRDPEKEGSSAFLSAFAVHPVSEGTLMYRLHKRFSALELERAYSEIEQLQAQIQNLTVLTPEGEAGLSWPIGLPAPFTPHSRFEVLGWDYFTEQHTFSCADGSPKCPLQGASRADVGDAVETALEQLNRRYQPRLRFQKQRLLNGYRRFDPARGMEYTLDLLLEAVTQRGHRRALARRVSLLRPLSRVEILPMPYVTEATRVQLVLPLPVAEAAAALAFLEAFAASVLEPREHALLTLLLVYGPRDGGRGAPDPFLGVKAAAAELERRHPGTRLAWLAVRAEAPSQVRLMDVVSKKHPVDTLFFLTTVWTRPGPEVLNRCRMNAISGWQAFFPVHFQEFNPALAPQRSPAGPPGAGPDPPSPPGADPSRGAPVGGRFDRQASAEGCFYNADYLAARARLAGELAGQEEEEALEGLEVMDVFLRFSGLHLFRAVEPGLVQKFSLRDCSPRLSEELYHRCRLSNLEGLGGRAQLAMALFEQEQANST from the exons ATGCACGTGGCAGGGCCTGCCACCATGCGCCTGAGTTCCCTGTTGGCTCTGCTGCGACCAGCGCTGCCCCTCATCCTCGGGCTGTCTCTGGGGTGCAGCCTGAGCCTCTTGCGGGTTTCCTGGATCCAGGGTGAGGGAGAAGATCCCTGTGTAGAGGCCGTGGGGGAACCAGGAGTGCCACATaatccagactccagaactggactCGACCAAAGTGATGAAGACTTCAAACCCCGGATTGTCCCTTACTACAGGGATCCCAACAAGCCCTACAAGAAGGTGCTCAG GACTCGGTACATCCAGACGGAGCTGGGCTCTCGGGAGCGGTTGCTGGTGGCTGTCCTGACTTCCCGGGCCACCCTGTCCACTCTGGCTGTGGCCGTCAACCGCACGGTGGCCCACCACTTCCCTCGATTATTGTACTTCACGGGGCAGCGGGGGGCCCGGACTCCTGCGGGCATGCAGGTGGTATCTCACGGGGACGAACGGCCGGCCTGGCTCATGTCAGAGACCCTGCGCCACCTTCACACACACTTTGGGGCCGACTACGACTGGTTCTTCATCATGCAGGATGACACGTATGTCCAGGCCCCCCGCCTGGCAGCCCTTGCTGGCCACCTCAGCATCAACCAAGACCTGTACTTGGGCCGAGCGGAGGAGTTTATCGGCGCCGGCGAGCAGGCTCGGTACTGCCATGGGGGCTTTGGCTACCTGTTGTCACGGAGTCTCCTGCTCCGATTGCGGCCACATCTGGATGGCTGCCGAGGAGACATTCTCAGTGCCCGTCCCGATGAGTGGCTCGGCCGCTGCCTCATCGACTCTCTAGGCATCGGCTGTGTCTCGCAGCACCAG GGGCAGCAGTATCGTTCCTTTGAGCTGGCCAAAAATAGGGACCCTGAGAAGGAGGGGAGCTCGGCTTTCCTGAGTGCCTTCGCAGTGCACCCTGTCTCCGAGGGAACCCTCATGTACAGGCTCCATAAACGCTTCAGCGCTCTGGAGCTGGAGCGGGCGTACAGCGAAATAGAGCAACTGCAG GCTCAGATCCAGAACCTGACCGTGCTGACCCCCGAGGGCGAGGCAGGGCTGAGCTGGCCCATTGGGCTCCCGGCCCCTTTCACCCCACACTCTCGATTTGAGGTGCTGGGCTGGGACTACTTCACGGAGCAGCATACCTTCTCCTGCGCAGATGGGTCCCCCAAGTGCCCGCTGCAGGGGGCGAGCAGGGCGGACGTGGGTGACGCCGTGGAGACGGCCCTGGAGCAGCTGAATCGGCGCTATCAGCCCCGCCTGCGCTTCCAGAAGCAGCGGCTGCTCAACGGGTACCGGCGCTTCGACCCGGCGCGGGGCATGGAGTACACCCTGGACCTGCTGCTGGAGGCCGTGACGCAGCGCGGGCACCGGCGGGCCCTGGCCCGCAGGGTCAGCCTGCTGCGGCCCCTGAGCCGGGTGGAAATCCTGCCCATGCCCTACGTCACCGAGGCCACCCGCGTGCAGCTGGTGCTGCCACTCCCGGTGGCCGAAGCCGCCGCCGCCCTCGCTTTCCTCGAGGCCTTTGCAGCCAGTGTTCTGGAGCCGCGAGAGCACGCGCTGCTCACCCTGTTGCTGGTCTACGGACCTCGGGACGGTGGCCGGGGGGCCCCGGACCCATTTCTCGGGGTGAAGGCCGCGGCGGCCGAGTTAGAGCGGCGGCACCCCGGGACAAGGCTGGCCTGGCTCGCCGTGCGCGCGGAGGCCCCTTCCCAGGTGCGGCTCATGGACGTGGTCTCTAAGAAGCACCCCGTGGACACGCTTTTCTTCCTCACCACCGTGTGGACCAGGCCGGGGCCCGAAGTCCTCAACCGCTGCCGCATGAATGCTATCTCCGGCTGGCAGGCCTTCTTCCCAGTGCATTTCCAGGAGTTCAACCCTGCCCTGGCACCACAGAGATCTCCCGCGGGGCCCCCGGGGGCTGGCCCCGACCCCCCGTCCCCTCCCGGTGCCGACCCTTCCCGGGGGGCTCCCGTAGGAGGCAGGTTTGACCGGCAGGCTTCCGCGGAGGGTTGCTTCTACAACGCCGACTACCTGGCGGCCCGAGCCCGCCTGGCCGGGGAACTGGCaggccaggaagaggaggaagccctggaggggctggaggtgaTGGATGTTTTCCTCCGGTTCTCAGGGCTCCACCTCTTCCGGGCCGTGGAGCCAGGGCTGGTGCAGAAGTTCTCCCTGCGAGACTGCAGCCCCCGGCTCAGCGAGGAGCTCTATCACCGCTGCCGCCTCAGCAacctggaggggctggggggccgcGCCCAGCTCGCCATGGCTCTGTTCGAGCAGGAGCAGGCCAACAGCACCTAG